From the Bacteroidota bacterium genome, the window CGTGGGCAGTGACAACTCCTCCGACAAGCACGCTTTTTAACACGGCTATCACGTATTACAAAGGCGCATGTGTTCTCCACATGCTTCGTTATATGTTGGGCGATTCCACGTTTTTTGCTGCCATTAAAGCGTACGCGGCGGACGCCGTGAATTTCAAACACAAATCGGCTGCTACTGCGGACTTCATCGCGAAGATCAATGATGCCACGGGGCAGAATCTGACGTGGTTCTTCGATCAGTGGATCTATCAGCCGAATCATCCTGTCTATCAAAACGGGTATTATTTCACTTCGTTGGGAGGCGGCGAATGGCGTGCAACGTTTGTAACGCGGCAAACGCAGACAAATCCGCCATTCTTCCGGATGCCCATCGAACTTAAGTTTACATTCTCAACAGGTTCTGACACAACGATCAGAGAGATGAACGATGTGAACAATCAGATATTCACGTTCACGTTCAACCGGCAGCCGACCGGTTTGCAATTCGATCCCGGAAACAATATCGTATTGAAGCAGGCGACAACAGTGGTCGGAGTGCCGGCGGGGGCAGTGCTGCCCGGCGAGTTTACTTTACATCAGAACTACCCGAATCCGTTCAATCCGGTAACTACTATCAAGTACGATATTCCGCAGCAGGCACATGTGAGGTTAACCGTGTACGATCAATTGGGCAGACAAATCGAACAGCTTGTGAACGAGGAGATGCCCGGCGGCAGTTATGCCGTTCAGTTTGATGGTTCGCGGTACAGTTCCGGCGTGTACTACTACAGGCTGGAAGCGGGGAACTATGCAAAGACAATGTCATTGGTATTAGTGAAATAGATGGCGAAGAAGACTGAAATCAACTTCGATGGTGGGATGTCTTGCCCGATTCCCTTAACGGAATACAAGCATGTTCTGCTCGCTCACGGAAGCGGCGGCAAGCTGACGCATCAGTTGATTCAGAAGGTGTTTCTGTCGCAATTCAAGAATGAGGCGCTTGAGCCTTTGCATGACGGCGCAATTCTAAACATCAATGGCTCACGCCTCGCTTTTTCAACCGATTCATTCGTAGTAAACCCCATCGTCTTTCCGGGCGGAAGTATTGGAGAGTTGGCAGTAAACGGAACAGTAAACGACCTCGCTGTTTGCGGCGCCAAGCCATTGTTCATCGGCGTAGGCTTCATCATTGAAGAAGGCTTCTCCATGGAGGAGTTGTGGCGGATTGCTGTTGCCATGCAAGAGGCCGCGAGGAAAGCGGGCGTCATGGTAGTAACGGGGGATACCAAGGTTGTCGAGCGCGGCAAGGCGGACAAGATATTCATCAACACGTCCGGCATCGGGGTTGTTGAGGAGGGCGTTGATATCAGCCCGAAAAACATCAAACCGGGTGATGCCATTATCGTGAGCGGAACGATTGCCGATCACGGCATTGCGATCATGTCCGTTCGGGAAGGGCTTGAATTCGAAACGCAAATCACAAGCGACACAGCCCCGCTGAACGACTTGGTTGAGAGGATGTTTTCCGCAAGTAAGCGAATACGTGTGCTGCGTGACGCGACAAGGGGTGGAGTGGCCAGCGTTCTGAATGAGCTTGCCGAAAGTTCCGGAATAGGGCTCACAATCGTTGAGGAGAGGATTCCGCTCAAAGAAGAAGTACGCGGCGCATGCGAGCTTCTCGGGTTCGATCCGTTGTACGTTGCAAACGAAGGGAAACTCCTTGCCATTGTCCCGAAAGAAGTTGCAGAAGCCGTTCTTGAAGCTATGCGCTCGCATCCGTTAGGGGTTGATGCGCAAATTATTGGCGAGGCAACAATGGATCATCCCCGGATAGTTGTCATGAAGAGCAGAATCGGCGGCACACGGGTTGTAGATATGCTTTCAGGCGAGCAATTGCCCAGAATCTGCTGACAAAACGTAAGTCGTGATTTTTGTCCGAGTTTCTGCTCAATATCTCATATCTTCTTACCTACTATTTCCTGTTAGGAGAATTGGATGATTCCCGATCGCCAACGATCTCTTGATCTGTTGTTTGAATACACAAAAACCGACAGCCTCCGAAAGCATGCGCTTGCGGTCGAAGCTGCGATGCGTGCGTATGCCCGCAAATTCGGCGAAGATGAAGAGAAGTGGGGGACTGTCGGGCTGCTGCACGACTTCGATTATGAGATGTATCCACGGGTTCCGGATCACCCGATGAAGGGTTCGGAGATATTGCGGGAGCATGGCTATTCAGAAGAAATTCGGACAACTATCATCAGTCACGTTCCCGCGATGCAGGTGCCACGGGAAACGCTTATGTCGAAGACACTGTTTGCCTGCGATGAACTTAGCGGGTTCATCGTTGCATGTGCGATGGTACGCCCCAACAAATTGGCTGATCTGAAGGCTTCATCGGTGAAGAAGAAGCTAAAGGATAAGGCGTTCGCAAGGACCGTCAGCAGGGAGGATATTCAGTTGGGAATTGAGGAGATTGGAATTGGTACAGACGAGCATATAGAATTCGTTATCTCTGCCCTCTCTAACATATCTAAAGACATTGGGTTAGACTGACCAACGTCAATAAAAAAGTTGCCTTTCTACCAAAAATCAAATGCAACGCCAACCCCCCAATCCTCCCGTCTCAGGTCATAGTATTGGCTGAAAACATCCAGCCCGTTGTAGTAGCTCAGGAATATCCGAAGTCCGGTTGACGACCATTCGCCGAGCTTTATCCCCATCTCAGAATGATGAGTAGCGACGTAGGAGGGAATCCCTCTTAGCGTCATATTGTAAGCAAGATAGAGATTGAACGGTCGCCCGAGAACTGAACCTGCCGCCTCCGGTGTATAGAATTCCATCCCCCCGTGACCCTCAATCCTCTTGATTTCAGTAGGACGAATGAGCGTGGCATAGCTGATTCCGGCGTAGATTCTACCGGAAACCCACGATCCGCGAAAGTCGTACATACCGAGCAGCTCACCGAAATCCCGCGTAAACGGGATGGGAGCACGGCCATCCTTCCAGGTTTGCGTTGAGTTGTTGAAATGCCCGTCGAGAAAATGGGCGCTCAGATGCAAAAGTCTGAGTCGCAATGTGAACCGGGAACTCGTTTCGTGTGTTGAAATGTATGTTACATGTCCGCCGAAAAAGCCGTCGACTGCATCAATCTGAAGCCGTAGGCCTTCCGAATTCGTGGAAAGAGCATACGTGAAGAAATCTATGCCAAGTCTAATAATGTCAGTAGAATCCGTTGATGTTCTGAACTCCAACATATCAACAGATGCGCCTATGTCCACCTTCAGCCGAGATGTGCGAATATCCTTGCAAAGCCCGACCCTCGGTTCCTGAAGCGACGCACGAAGCGGAGCCGTGAGAAGTCTGCCCGGGAGGAATGTGAATTGCGAGGTGTTGTCACCTGCCTGCGATGAGCCGGCGCCGATAACAAGTTGAAGGAGAAGGAGAATGCTGGGAGTGTGGCGCATTAAGAAATTGCTGAAGTTGTCATGGAAACGAACTCAATATATGCAAGTGATGAAGGAGTATCAACGTTGAATATCAGCAGAGATTTGACTAACTTTTTGCCATTCTTGTGAGCATATCATTCATATCGGAGAAAGATAATGAAGCGTACGTTAGCTGCAATCGTCATATTTGCGACCATCGTTTCAATGACATTTGCTCAAGAGGAGCCGATTCCGCCGAAACGTTCGAAAGCTGCAAAGATCGGCGGGTTGGGCGGCTTCACGCCGAGCTGGCTTTTTGTTGATGTGAAGGAGATTAACAACTTCCTTCAAGCCGGCAAGGCTGCCCCCTTGAAGGAGAACGGCGTATTTCTCACCGGCGGGGCAGGCGCAGCGTATATTATGGTTATCCCCAACCTGCGTGTTGGTGGATTAGGAATGAGCGGCTCAATCAGCAGTTCATCGCTTGATGCTTCCGGCTTGCGGCGTGACGCGAAGCTTCATATCGGGTTCGGCGGCGTGACGTTTGAATACGTTGTTCCGATTGTTGAGAGATTTGACGTGGCGTTCGGCTCGATGTTCGGCGGCGGCGGAATTGACATTACCTTGAGGCAAAACTCAAGCGGCCAGAACACGTGGCAGGGAGAACAAGGCTACCTTGGCGGAGGGAGCGCGGTACCGAATAACACCCGCGAACTGAACGGCTCATTCTTTGTTATCGTGCCCTCAATTAATTTCGAGTATAGCCTGTTGAGTTGGATCGGTGTGCGTGTCGGAGCAAGTTATGCTGCAATGATTGCCCCGTCGTGGAAGGTTGATGGAGAATATGACCTGATGGGAGTCCCGGGCGGCGTCAACGGTAGAGGCTTCATGATCAACGCCGGTTTGTTTGTCGGCACGTTTTAACCGGGAGAAATTGGCAGAAAAACAAACGGCGGCTCCGAAAGCCGCCGTTTCTATTTGTGTTCGGTGAACTGAACTGTTTTCCACCGGGCAAACAAGTCCTTACAGCGGCTCCGCTGATACTTGCCTGTTGAGGTAACCGGCACATCGTTCCCAAATATAATTACCTTCGGAGATTTTGCGAACGGCAGATGTTTCCGGCAGTAGGATTTCACCTCGGCTTCCGTAAGTTCCACCCCATTCTTCGTCATGACGTATGCACCGACTTCTTCGCCATACCAGTCATTTTCGAACGCAACTGCAATGCCTGCGTGGACACCGGGCATCTTCATCAACACTTCATCAATCTCGAAGGGAGAGATATTGACGCCGCCACGAATGATCAGTTCCTTGAGGCGACCTGTGATGAAAAAGAACTTCCTGTTCTGCTCGTCATACGTGAAGAATCCCTCATCACCGCTGCGGAACCAATGGAACGCAAATGTCTTTTCGTTTGCGTCGGGGTTCTGGAAATAGTACTTCATCACGTTGTGGCCGCGTATGACAATCTCACCCTTCTCGCCTTCACCCATCTCCTTGCCGTTCTCGTCGTGAATTGCCATTTCATTCACGGGAAGCGGCACGCCGATTGACGGGTACCCGAACTCGGACATCCACATCTTATGCTCTTTCGGCGTCAGATCGATCGGGCGGAAACAAGAATAGCAGGTCGTCTCTGAAAGTCCGTACCCGTGCATGATGGGGATTTTGAACTGCTGCTCGAACTTCATGGCAAGTTCGACTGTCAGCGGCCCGGCCCCGCAGATGATGTGCCGGAAATGGGCAAGCTTGTAGGCGTCCATGTTCAGCTTTGCGTGGAGCAGAAACTGAAGCAGCGTAGGCACAACACTGACTACGGTGACCCGTTCGCTGCTGATCCGTTCGAAGAATTTGTCGGGATGGAATTTCTGATTCAATACAACGCCGCAGCCCGCATACAAGGGCGTAAAAAGCGTAACGATGGTGCCATTAACGTGATGAATCGGCAGTACACACATCATCCGTTGATCATCCGAAATGCGGTGCCATTCGGCAATCGCCATCGCATCAACGAGAAGATTGTATTGAACAAGAACGACACCCTTCGGATGTCCTGTCGTTCCCGACGTGTATACAATCAACGCTTCGTCCTCGAGAGAAGGCGAGGAAGCAGGTTTGAACACAGGCGAATGCTTGCCGATTTCTTTGACAAAATGGGGAACGGAGGGATTGGTGACCTGGCCGGTCTCAACGATCACCTGAAGAGAAGTGACGTTCTTTGATATCTTCTGAATGCGCTCGAGAAACTGGTCGCGGACAAAAGCGAGTTTGGTGTTTGAATTCTGTAGAATGTAAGCAATGCGTTCATCGTCTTCCCCGACATTGATGGGAACAACAACCGCCCCCAGCAAAAATGCGGCAAAGTACTGAATCACCGTATCCGCATGGTTAAACGAGACTGTAGCGATACGATCGCCCTTCTTGATTCCACTCGCCTGAAGAAAGTTTGCAGTCCGGCACGCCTCTTCACAGAACTCGTGATACGCATATTCCTTCCGGTATCCTTCGTCACTGTAGAAGATGAGAAACGGCTTGTGTTCATACTGATCGGCTTTCTCACGCAAGAGCTCGCCGATGTTTCTGTACGGAACCATCGGGCTTGTTGGCGGAATGCCGTTGACGGTCTGGGCGTTCAGGATTTTTCCGGACAAAGCTTCCGGAAGGGAATCAGCCGGGGATGTCATAGAACAGATCGATCAATCAATACGAGGATCGGGGAAAATTACATGATTCTACTTCTTTTCCATCCAACTCGCCCAATACTCCTTCCATTCGGCTTCTTCACCGGCGGGAAGAACATGTATCGGGTTCAAGCCATCGAGCATTACTGCGTACTCATCCGTATGCGTTTTTGTTGCCTGACCTTTCAGCGCTTTCGGATGCGGACCGTGATGAATGCCGCGGGGATGGAGAGTCACCATCCCGGCTGTGATGTTGTCGCGGCTGAAAAAGTTGCCGTCGTGATAGAAAATGAACTCATCGTAATCCGTGTTCCGGTGGAAGAACGGAACCTTCAGGGCTTCAGGATCCTCCTCAAGGGGACGCGGCAGGAAACTGCACACAATCGCCCCTTGTGTGATGAACGTTGTGTGGGCGCTCGGCGGTAAGTGGGCGCGATGGCTCATGATCGGGCGGATATCCCTCATGTTCAGCTTCCAGACTGTCAGGTCGCCTTTCCATCCCACAACATCAATCGGGTTGAAGGGATAGGTAACTGTTGTGAATTCGTCTTCCACTTTAATGCGGACGTCCCACTCATTTTTGTCGTCGAGATTGGGTTGAGGATCGGGCGTTACAATCACTCCCGGGTCATACAAGGCGTGTTGTCCGATAAGCCCTTTGTCGGGTTGCTCAAATTCTGTTTTCGATTGGATGATGAGGAAGAAGTTGTCTTTCGTTGATGGAATGACTCTGTACGTTACCGCCCTCGGAATATTAATGTAGTCGCCCTTCTCGAACGTCAGCGGCCCGAAGTCCGTTTCGATGACTCCCTCACCCCGATGCACAAAATACAACTCATCACCATCGGCATTGCGGTAGTAGAAGGGCATCGGCTCGGTTCTACGTGAGACGTACAGCGTCACATCGTTGTTGCCGATAAATGCCACGGGCGCCCCTTTGGGATCGTGCTGGTCGGTCGGTTTCAACTTGTTGCAGTCAATACAGTGCGGCCGGAGTTTCCCTTCAAACCGGATCCATCCTGTTGGCGGATTGGCATGGTACAGATGTGCTGCCTTTCCTGAAAAGCCCTTGCGCCCGTGCTCCTCCTCATAAGTCCCCTGCGGAAGTGCAACGTGAGCTTGCTTTGTTGTGAGCCCTTTCTTGAGCGGATACATGTACTCTCCTTGGTTAGTAAAAACGTGCCGGTTTGGATCGGGGATTGGCTGCAATCCACCCGCAATATAGCAGGTGTGGCGGTAATCAGCAAGCAGAATTTATGGAGGGGAGACTAACAAAAAAGGGGTTGCCCTTGCAAGGCAACCCCGAATCGGCAGGAGGGCCGAGATTACTTCAGCAGGACAAGTGATTTGGTTTGGGAGAAATTGCCTGCCTGCAAGCGGTAGAAGTACACGCCGCTCGCAGCACCTGAGGCATTCCACGTAGCCTCAAAGGAGCCTGCATTGAGCTCGCCGTCATGAAGCGTCGAAACCAGCTGGCCAAGTGTGTTGTAAATCTGAAGCGTGACACGCTCTTTCACCGGAATCGAAAACTTGATCGTAGTGCTCGGATTGAACGGATTCGGGTAGTTCTGGGAAAGAACGTAGCCCGACGGAACTTCAGTACTCGATTCCTTCACGTTCGTGAGAACCTGGCCGTAGATCGTGAACGGCATACCCTGAGGAGTAAGCGTTCCCCCCATCGAGAGGTTAACCCAGCCGGCGGCGCCTCGCTGGCGGCCGTTGCCTGTGGTTGTCTGTCCGGGAATGGTAATCGGTGGTGAGAAGGAAAGTCCCGTGATATTCCAATCAAGCCAGTATGTACCCTGCGGCAGGGTCGTGCCGACACCGGCATTGACAATCATCAGTGCGCGCTGGAGGTTGATTGTAGTTTCAGAAATGCGAACCTCTCGCTGCCAGTAGGTTCTTGTCATGCGATTGGTCGTCGTATCTCCCCAAACAACACTACTGCCGGCTGTATCGGGGATGCCATTCCAAATCCGCAAGTTCACAGCGGTTGCACTGGAGTTAATGGTGTCCGGTGTTGTCATCGTGGTATAGCCGTTGAACTTGATAGAGTCGATTCTCCACCCTCCTGATGAGTTCACGTTGATGTCATCCGCCAAACGCACTGTGCCCGTGACGCCAAAGCCGAGAGTCGTCATTCCGAGAGAGGTTTGAAGCACCGAGGCGTTCGTCCCGCCGGGGCCGCCACCGGGCGCAGTCACATACGGGCCGTTGTCATAGATAATGGTGCTTGTCGACGTCGTTTGGCTCGTGCCGAACAGCGCAAAATGGTTCGAAGGATTCGCTACACCGAGTGACGTAACCGTAGCCCACGGGAACGGCGGGATTCCAAACAAGCCTGTAAAATCCTGAATATGGGCCGTCAAGCCTACAGCCGTCGGGCCGTTGTACCAGTTCCAGCGCGTCTGGGAAAGAACGGTTCCCGTGTTGTAAATGGCGTAAACGGAAAGCCAATAGGTACCGCTGTTGAGAACAACCGGTGAGGGCAGCTTCAACCGCAAGCTGTCAAATCTGGGAAGCCCGTTTGCCGGAATAAGCGCGCGATAGTAAATCCGTGTGCCGGGCTTGTTCGCCGGGTCGTTTGCATAGATTGCAACAGCATACGAATCCACGGCACCGGTGACTGTTGAGAAACCGCGTGCATAGATGCTGTCTATCGACCACTGAACGCCTGCCGGCACGACGAAATCATCGGCTGTATTGACCAGCGAGGAGTCGGGATGACGGCCGCGTAGATCGTTTGACACGATGCCCGAGGTTGTCACGTTGATATTGGTGTTGTCCCACAGCAGAACTGCGTTCGGGCTCGATCGCGGAGTTTCCGCGTTCATAAAAGGTCCGGCCTGGATCAAATCCGGAAGAACGATGTTTGCCGGGGCGATTTGTGCAGCCTGCCCGACTGTTACCTGCTGAGTTGTTGCTGCGGCTTCAACGTCGGCAACGATTTTGCCTCCGGGCTCGCCGGCGTTCAATGTTGCGACAAAGGAAACCGCAAACAGAAGAACAAGAAAAACTCGACCATATTTCTCAAATGTCATGAGAAGGTCCTTTCATGCATGTTTATGAATGAATGTGTTTCTGCTGGTAAAGACAGCAGTTGGTACAGATGTACAGTATAAGGCATTCCTTTCAATTAGTGACTGATTTGTTAGTTGGTGAATTACAGATTTCCGCGTAGCGCCTGCTCGCGTTCAATCGCCTCAAACAGAGCCTTGAAATTTCCCTTGCCGAAGCTGCGGCTGCCTTTGCGTTGAATGATTTCGTAGAACAGCGTCGGTCGATCTTCCACGGGTTTTGTGAAGATCTGAAGCATATACCCCTCGTCATCCCGATCGACCAATATGCCGAGTTCGCTCAGTTGGTCAACCGGTTCGTCAATCTTGCCGACGCGGGAGAGGAGAGTGTCGTAGTACGCAGTTGGAACACGCAGAAAGTCTATGCCTTGTTTGTGCAGTTTCGTAACCGTGTCAATGATGTTATCGGTGGCCATGGCAATATGCTGAACGCCGGGGCTCCGATAGAAATCAAGGTACTCTTCAATCTGGGACTTGCGCTTTCCGTGGGCGGGCTCATTGATCGGAAATTTGATCCGTTCATTGCCGTTCGACATCACTTTCGACATCAGTGCCGAGTATTCGGTGCTGATGTCCTTGTCGTCGAAATGTTTGAACATTCTGAAGCCCATAACATCTTCATAGAACTTCACCCAGACATTCATCTGACCCCACCCGACGTTCCCCACCATATGGTCGATGTATTTCAGTCCGACGGGACGAGAGACGGTGTCGGGTCCCTCAATGGCCTTGTATCCGGGGAGGAAGGTGCCGGAGTAATTCTTGCGTTCAATAAACGTATGCACTGTATCGCCATAAATGGCAATGGAGGATTTCCGTACTTCGCCGAACTCGTCGTTGAACACCGTCGGCTCCATCACGCCGCGGGCGCCTCGCTTCGTGGTTTCACGATAGGCGGACTCCGCATCATCTACCCACAACGCAATATCCCGAACTCCGTCGCCGTGCAGTTTTACATGATCGCTCACGGGATGGTCGGGTTGCAGTGCCGTGGTAAGCAACAGACGAATTTTGTCTTGCTGAAGAACATAAGAGGCCCTGTCGCGTACACCTGTTTCGGGTCCGCAATAGGCAACCAGTTTGAATCCAAAAGCGGAGCGATAGAAGTGAGCGGATTGTTTCGCATTGCCGCAGAAAAACTCGACGTGATCCGTCCCGTTAATGGGAAGAAAATCAACAGACGTCTCCGCCCGACTTTCCGTCATGGTTGCCATAGACTTGTTCCTTACTTCACTTCGAGTAATGACTATCTGAATTCCTTGTCGATAACGTCAATTTCGCCCGGGTAGGAAATCGGGCCGAAATCGGTTTGGATGGTCGGCTTGACACGCAACGTGATTCTGCTTGCCGAGCCGTTGGCTCCCCCTAAGGCAAGGGCAAGGTTGAGGATGCTCTCGTAACCCTTGTCCCTAAAGAACTTTAAAAGATCCAGATTAATTTGCAAGGGAATAATTGTTTGCTGGCCGGTTCCCGGTATTTTGATCGGGTCTTTGATGTTCCCGCTGACGGTCAGTGTCGTATCAAGAATGAGCGTCCAAGCGAGGCTTGTCAGGGTTGAGGTGGCCTGAGTTGTGCCGCCGGTGCCGTCATTCGGGTTAAAAACGGCGATATTGAGCGTAAATGCGGCTGGCAGATCGTTACGATTGTACGCGGAAAGCAACTTTGCCCCATCCAGAAGAGTGAAACTCGTCTTGCCGGACAGTGGGATTCCGGCAAGCTGAAAGCCATCGACCGTGTCAAGCTTGAATTTCGTTCTGGAGAGATTTGTCATCATCCCGGACATTTCCTTGAGCGTGGAGCAGGAGAGGGTGGATAGAGACAAGACTATTGCTGTTAAGAATAGAAGTCTCACAGCGGGATTTCGAAGAAGTATCAGAATCATACCGGAACAGATAATTTGATGGTCTTGAGAGAACGTATCAGCCTTTCGTTTTCCGCCATGGTGCCGATCGTGATCCGGATACAATGCGGCAATCTGAATGCAGGCAGTGGCCGGATAATAACGCCTAACTTCAGCAGTTCGTTGTACAATTCTGTTACGGCGGCCGGACTCTCCATCGGACACATGACGAAGTTGGCATCCGAAGGGAGAACGGTGAATCCGAGATTCTTGAGTTCGGGAACGATATACTTCATTCCTTCGGCGTTTACTTCAAGCGAGCGATGAACAAATACGCTGTCGCGTAAAGCACCGATGCCTGCTGCCTGCGCAAGCGTACTCGGTTCGAAGGGGAGCTTCACTTTCAGCAGGTTCGTGATCAGCGTATCATGCGCAAAGCCGTACCCGATGCGAATGCCCGCAAGTCCGTACACCTTGGAAAATGTACGGAGCGTGATCACATTATCGTACCGGTAGTGCATCGAGTCGGGGTACTTCGGATTGTCTTTGGCGTACTCGAAGTAGGCCTCATCCAGAATAATCAACACATGCGGCGGAACATGTTTCATAAACTCGTCGAATTCATGCGTTGTGAAGATCGTGCCTGTCGGGTTGTTCGGATTGGCGAGATAGATGATTTTTGTGCGGGGCGTAATGGCAGCCGCAATCGCCGGCAGGTTGAAATGATACTCCTTCAAGGGAACGGTAACAAGCTTCACGCCGCGTGACTTGACAAGAACATACAGCCCCACGAACGTTCCCTCTGAAGTCAGAACTTCATCATCATCACACAAGAACGTTCTGATGATGCTTGACATGATCCCCTCCGAGCCGGCATCGACAATCACATTTCCCAACTGCACATCGAACCGTCCCGCAAGTACTTCGCGCAAGTCCAATCCGCCATTCGGATAGTAATGCAGATCATTCAGTACGTTCTTCATTTCCTCGAGAGCAAGGGGAGAAGGGCCGAGCGGGTTCTCGTTCGAAGCGAGCTTGATGATATCGGTAAGGCCGAGTTCTCGCTGTAATTCGGAAATCGGTTTGCCCGCTTTGTAAGGCTCTAACGTCTCAATATAGGGAGGTACAAGTGACATTTTCTGTGCTTTCATGATCGACGACAGACCGGAAGAAAGATAGGAAAGCCCTGTCTGAAAGGCAACGAGTTGAAAAAATCGTGAAGGTTTTAGATTGTCCTTCGATCAGGATCAGACAATTCGCCGGGTACGTCTTTCTTTCTGCGGGCATCTATGGGATTCTCCTGCTAACCCCGGTGTATTTCATGGAGAAGCAAGTCGGCATTGACTATCCGCCGCCGATAACACATCCCGAGATTCCGTACGATACCGCATGATGCTGCTGCCTTCCGTTCTGGAGAAATTCGGCTTTGCGATTGCCGTTTTGTGGCTGTTTGCGCAGAATCGGGTTCCGGCACCGCCAGCGGGGTTCGGATTTGTTGATGCTGTTCCCGGAGTTCTGTTCATCGTGGCATTTCTGAAACGAAGGGGGTGGAAGCAACAAATCAGGTTGAAGCGTCGTAACTGAAGGCACATGTTCCGCTGAATGTTGGGTCTCATTGCATATAGAGGAGGTAGTGTTATGAAGCAGATTGTATTTCTTGCGTTCCTGTTTGTTGCCGCATCTTCCTACTCCCAAGAAGCAGCCCCTTATCCGCCCGCCCCTGACAATGTGTTATCTGTGACAACGCTGGTAGCGAAGGATGAACCCGGCGCAAAGCTCGTTATTACCGGCACAGCCTACAAAGCGGACGGCAAAACTGTGTACCCCGATTTAGTGATCTACCTGTATCAAACCGATGCGACAGGCGTGTACAATACGGCAGATGGCAACTGGCAACGCCCGCGCATTCGAGGCTGGGTGAAAACAGATGATAAGGGGAGATATGAAATCCGGACAATCAAGCCCGGCTCATATCCCCGCAGCCGGAATCCGGCACACATTCACGCCATCGTCCGGCTTCCGGACGAAAAGCCGAAGTGGATAGACGATTTTCTTTTTGAAGGAGATGAATTCTTGTCCGAGAGGGACGTGCAGCGAGCGGCGAAATCGGGGACATTTTCCAACATCATGAAAGCGACAATTGATAACGACGGAACGCTTCGATGCACGCGTAGTATTGTGATACAGTAACTTCAGCCTTCCTCCTTTAGCTCAAGATGTGCCGGAACTCCGGCACATCTTGCTTCTCTTAAGCATACAGCGTACTTTCAAACACCTCATCCGGCTGTATCACCATTCGTATCATACAATGAAAGGGGCGTTCATGGCTCGTCGTGTCAGTACATTCTTCCTCATGTTGCTTGCAGCAAGCATTGCTGTTTCAGCGGTAAAACCGAATCGCCAACAAAGAGTGTTCAATCCGGAAGATGAGGTGATTCCGGGTGTTCTCATCATCAAGTTTCTCCCGGGCGTGGAAGTAGTTGAAGGATCGAATCGAACCACGTCATCCGACATCAACCTTCATCTCATCGAAGAGGGCGTTCTTTCGCTCAAGAAAACAGCCGGCTTTGTTCCGCAAATCGACGCATTGCGCATCGCCGAAGGCTGGGTTGATGTGTCGAGAATCTACACCGCGGAAATTTCTTCTGCTGCCGATCCCCGTCTCATTGCGAGCCGTCTCGGCGCTATCGAAGGCATTGAATACGCCGAGCCGAAGTTCATGAACTACATCAACGACACGCCGAACG encodes:
- the hppD gene encoding 4-hydroxyphenylpyruvate dioxygenase, whose product is MATMTESRAETSVDFLPINGTDHVEFFCGNAKQSAHFYRSAFGFKLVAYCGPETGVRDRASYVLQQDKIRLLLTTALQPDHPVSDHVKLHGDGVRDIALWVDDAESAYRETTKRGARGVMEPTVFNDEFGEVRKSSIAIYGDTVHTFIERKNYSGTFLPGYKAIEGPDTVSRPVGLKYIDHMVGNVGWGQMNVWVKFYEDVMGFRMFKHFDDKDISTEYSALMSKVMSNGNERIKFPINEPAHGKRKSQIEEYLDFYRSPGVQHIAMATDNIIDTVTKLHKQGIDFLRVPTAYYDTLLSRVGKIDEPVDQLSELGILVDRDDEGYMLQIFTKPVEDRPTLFYEIIQRKGSRSFGKGNFKALFEAIEREQALRGNL
- a CDS encoding histidinol-phosphate transaminase; this translates as MSLVPPYIETLEPYKAGKPISELQRELGLTDIIKLASNENPLGPSPLALEEMKNVLNDLHYYPNGGLDLREVLAGRFDVQLGNVIVDAGSEGIMSSIIRTFLCDDDEVLTSEGTFVGLYVLVKSRGVKLVTVPLKEYHFNLPAIAAAITPRTKIIYLANPNNPTGTIFTTHEFDEFMKHVPPHVLIILDEAYFEYAKDNPKYPDSMHYRYDNVITLRTFSKVYGLAGIRIGYGFAHDTLITNLLKVKLPFEPSTLAQAAGIGALRDSVFVHRSLEVNAEGMKYIVPELKNLGFTVLPSDANFVMCPMESPAAVTELYNELLKLGVIIRPLPAFRLPHCIRITIGTMAENERLIRSLKTIKLSVPV